The DNA region cACATAAAGATGCTTCAGTACCAACTCTTTCTTCATCAACAACCCCGTTACTGAATGACCCTGAGTCTATAGAACCAGCAGAAAAACCCGCAGAAATTCAAAACACCAGAGTCCAACTTACGGTTACAACCTCTAAGGATAGTTTGAATTTTGGTGAAGAACTAAATCCAATACAAGCGATGCGAACTCTGAACTTTTGGTTATTGTTCATCGCAATGATGTGTGGGATGGGTTCGGGATTAGCAACAATAAACAATATGAGCCAAATCGGAGAGTCCCTTGGCTACACGGAAGGAGAGAGGAGTGCATTGGTTTCTTTGTGGAGCATATGGAATTTTCTGGGCCGTTTTGGTGCTGGATATGTGTCCGATATTTTCGTGCATGGAAAAGGTTGGGCAAGACCGTTGTTCATGACTCTTACTCTAGCCACCATGACTGCAGGCCACTTAATTATCGGGTCCGGTTTTCCGGGAAATTTATACATCGGTTCTGTATTAGTTGGCATTTGTTACGGTTCACAGTGGTCCCTGATGCCCACCATAACTTTTGAGATATTTGGCATTCAGCATATGGGGACTATATTCAACACCATTGCTATCGCTAGTCCTCTTGGATCATATGTACTTTCCGTGAGAATTATTGGGTACATCTACGACAGAGAAGGCTCAAGAACAGGGCAGCATATGTGCAGTGGTACTCATTGTATCATGCTTTCATTTTTCATATTGGCGTGTGTtagtttttttgggtttttagtGGCATCGTGTCTGCTTATAAAAACAAGGGGAATCTATGCTCGGATTGCACATGGGCGACGTGTAGTATGCGAGAACTAAGCTCGACGTGTTTTGTGGGAGCATGAAGGCTAGTTCTTGTTTCCATACTTTGTGATTCAAAGCCATGGCCTCTTGAACAAATTTATGATGAGTGCATAAATTTAAAAGCTGGTTCATAGCTCATTATGGTTGTTACGACCACAGGTGAGAGGATGCTTTACGATGTGGCCTAATTCAAGATGCAGATATGTTGTTCTAGTCACCATCCTAGGATTTAGAGCGTGTTTTTATCAGATTGGAGTGATAGATATCGATATTTtctgattttaaattattatcgaAATTCGAATCCTATTCAAACCTACAACAAATGCATCCTTCCACTAACCCAATCAATGTTACTTAATTATCTCTCGATGAAGATATCCTTTTATCCGAGAGCTGAAAGCATAGAACTGCGTTTTTTAAAGATTTGAGTGATTATAATTGACTGAAATTAAACAAAGACACCTACATACATAAATGAAAGAAATTAAGAACTGAATGAGAAAGTTCAGTAGGGGGAAGGGGTAGTGTTGCAAACGACGCAAGCAAGTAGAAGTATAGCAGAAGAAGCACCATCTTCTTCAGCATTGAAACAGCTTCTCTTGAACTTGGTGCTCTTTCCTTTATTGCAATGAACATTAAATATATGTTTTGAGCGCCTATCGTCTCTTTCTTTCATCATTTCTTGCTTCCTCTCTTTCATGTCTAGGCTCTAGCTCCTCCTCTTACGATAAATTGTATGTGATAAAATCAAGAAACTATGCATGTGTGTCTGAGTGCATGCATGTCTTCTATATATACAGCCTTGTAAGCAATGAATACTGAATATCCAGTCACTTTGAGGACCATACAatgcacttttgtttttttgttgttaaATTTGAAGTAGAGCAGTAAAACACGGCTTAGGTCTGTTTAGCCGGTCTGTCTCGTCATATAAAATAGAGGGATTGAGTTGACAATAGTCAGTCCGTATTCTCTCGAGATTTTTATTAATAGTGTCCTGAAAGCGTAGGCATGTGCAAAGCCATGTGAGCATGTTACACCCATAATGCGTGTTGTGTACCTTCCatcttcatttttcttcttatgCATAATCATGTTCTTATCTCAATATTGTAttcaattataaaatttttgaaattaattttaatttggtaCAAAATGATTTGTGATATGTCTtagatattaattaatttcgAACATTCATTCTCTATTTTTGACTTCAGTAATTAAAAAAGTCACAACATATTGATATAACAAAAGAATATTTTGGTTGTAACATCGAATTTAAGTAAAAAATTACACGCACCAATTATTATGTAAGGTCGTCAATTATCTTTacaatattaaatataagaaattgTTATAATTAG from Primulina huaijiensis isolate GDHJ02 unplaced genomic scaffold, ASM1229523v2 scaffold25443, whole genome shotgun sequence includes:
- the LOC140967571 gene encoding protein NUCLEAR FUSION DEFECTIVE 4-like isoform X2; protein product: MHLQLVLLLKWYQLQQRVCFFNCVICQGFLGISGAVLIQFYQTLFKGEPSTFLLMLALLPTLLSLVLMCFVRVHHAQSKDEKGYLNGFSLISLIVAAYIMFLIIVDIMLTLSQWMRSLTLAVLFIILSSPLYFLFKAHKDASVPTLSSSTTPLLNDPESIEPAEKPAEIQNTRVQLTVTTSKDSLNFGEELNPIQAMRTLNFWLLFIAMMCGMGSGLATINNMSQIGESLGYTEGERSALVSLWSIWNFLGRFGAGYVSDIFVHGKGWARPLFMTLTLATMTAGHLIIGSGFPGNLYIGSVLVGICYGSQWSLMPTITFEIFGIQHMGTIFNTIAIASPLGSYVLSVRIIGYIYDREGSRTGQHMCSGTHCIMLSFFILACVSFFGFLVASCLLIKTRGIYARIAHGRRVVCEN
- the LOC140967571 gene encoding protein NUCLEAR FUSION DEFECTIVE 4-like isoform X1 → MDAVSSKWAAVVASIWIQCSCGASYAFGIYSPLLKSSQGYDQSTLDTISVFKDIGANVGVLSGILYSAVNRPGQRSHFRGPWMVHAAGAIQCFAGYFFIWLAVTGAIPRPQVPFMCLFMFLAAHAQTFFNTANVVTAVQNFPNYSGTIVGIMKGFLGISGAVLIQFYQTLFKGEPSTFLLMLALLPTLLSLVLMCFVRVHHAQSKDEKGYLNGFSLISLIVAAYIMFLIIVDIMLTLSQWMRSLTLAVLFIILSSPLYFLFKAHKDASVPTLSSSTTPLLNDPESIEPAEKPAEIQNTRVQLTVTTSKDSLNFGEELNPIQAMRTLNFWLLFIAMMCGMGSGLATINNMSQIGESLGYTEGERSALVSLWSIWNFLGRFGAGYVSDIFVHGKGWARPLFMTLTLATMTAGHLIIGSGFPGNLYIGSVLVGICYGSQWSLMPTITFEIFGIQHMGTIFNTIAIASPLGSYVLSVRIIGYIYDREGSRTGQHMCSGTHCIMLSFFILACVSFFGFLVASCLLIKTRGIYARIAHGRRVVCEN